The genomic DNA GGTGTACTAATTCTTCAAACGCGGTGGCGTCATCGTTGCGCACGCGCAGCATCAAACGGACATCGGGGTCCAGTTGCTGGTAACGCAACGCAGTAGATGGGCTAACGGGCAAAGTCGAATCGTCCCAGGGATTTAAGGAAGTGAAACCTGCAATATTCAGTCCTTCGGGAACTGCCTGATCATCGCATGTTGTGCTGCCGTTCAGTCTAGCGCACGACCGCCGGGGAAACTACATCACCCGGGCTATTTAAACCGCGGTGAGCCGACAAAGTTTCGCGCAAAATCGCGAATGCCCCGCGATCGCAGATTGACGAATCCGACGCGAAACTTCTCCCCGACGCAAGGGTTTCTACCTCCGTGCGTTGACTCGCAATGGCTTGCCGGGCAAGATGAATGGCCTAACTTTTGGCAGCGTTGGAGGATCGCGGTTTTCTCGACGCAGTTGCGCCGACGAACTGGATGGTCGCGTGAAAGGTGAATGGAATAATGTTGCGATTCGTAATGCTGTGCCTGATGTTCGGTTTCGCGCATCCAGTGATCGGAATCGAGCCCTCCCGCGAACCGACAGCGGAACTCGAACCCGAGCCCGCCTGGAGCGTTGCGAATCGGACCGATCATTTCCGCAAAAAGCGATCGTTTGCACCGCCCGGTGCGATCGAAGCCTGGTCCGACCGCGTCGATCGCGTCGAAGCGGGGTTCCTGTTTGTCGATGGCAAACACATCCCCTGCCCCTTGGAAATCAAAACCGATCCGGAAACGGGACAGCTTCACGCCAACGGTATTCCCCTTTGGTTCGACGACGACATCGGCCAACCACGCTATCGCCGTGCTAACGCCGAACCGTCGCGGCAACCACGCGACAGCCAATGGGTACAGCGGCGGCTCGTTCAATCGCTAGAAGGCAAGCGCGTGGTGCTCGCCTTTGGACAGCGTCCGGCGCAGTTTGTCGACGAGGTCGACTTTTTCCCCAGCCTCTTGAATCCCGATCCAACCTCGCAGCCGTTTACCGATATGCGGGATTCGATCCTCGATCCCGAACTACAAATGATGGTCGAGCAGTGGCTGGTCAGCTATTCTCCGTCGGCCGAACTCGTCGAAGCCGCCAAAGTCATCGCCGACCGCTACGACAAAGTCGCTTCGGAAAACAACGCACAGATTGCCGCCACGACAACACTCTCGCGACTGACCTATCCGATGACGATGTTCGGCCTGATCGTCGGCGTCTACACCTTTGGGCACCTGATGATGACAACGCCCAAGTCGCCGGCTCTGTATCCCAATGCGAACCTGTTGGAGATGATGTCCCAAGCGACCGTCGTCTCGGTAGTTTTGATCTGCGCCCACGCGGCGCTCGATCTCACCTGGACGCTGCTGACATCGCAAGCAGGGCAGATGCGTGAAATCAATCCGTTTGGCGCTCAGTTCTTGGAAAACCCGCGGGCCCTGGTCGCGTTCAAAGCGATCGCCACGCTAGGCGCTTGCGGTTTGTTGATCGGGCTGCGGAAGCATCGCGCCGCGCAAACGGCTTGTTGGTGGATGTGCCTCGTCTGCACGATCCTAACCTTCCGTTGGCTGATCTTCAGTTCGATGCTTGTCTGATGCCGCAAGTTGCCGGCCGAGATTGAATCACGTCGCAACGCCGCGGCGCGAAGCATCATCGAGTTTCGCGATGGCTGGCTCGGCCGATCCGCGCATCCAGGTGAGCGCCCGTGGAGTTCTTGTGATCACCACGGGATTTCCGACAGCCTGTCCAGTCTCCGCCCACTGCTCCGCCTCCACCGTCAACCGGTTCAGCACGGTTTCGACTTGCCGGCGGTGAGTCTCCAGTTGATCGCGATCAGCTTTCGCCGGAATCCAAATCCCCGGCCCCATGATCGCCCGCGCCCGGCTGCCCGGCCGCGGCACAGCAAACTGATCCCATGCGCGGCGCATTCGCCAGGGGCGATCGTACCCAAGTCCCAGCGGGATGATCGGCAACTGAAGGCGTGAGGCGAGGTAGACGCATCCCGCGGCGAGTTCCCGGCGTGGACCGCGCGGCCCGTCGGGAGTCATCGTCAGGTTCATCGTTTTGCCTTGGCGGAACATCTTCCGCAGCGCCGTGATGCCACCGCGCGACGTCGATCCGCGAATGGTGCCGAAGCCGACAAACCGCGTGGCCCGCGCCAGAGTTTCCGCATCGCGATGCTGACTCAACAACATCGCCACGTCGTTGTGCCCGCGCAGATAGAACATGAACGGGATGTATTCATGCCAGAAAATGTAGATCCCCGGCGTGGTGTACGAAGCGTTCGCCGGATCGTAGCTCGAATCGTAATACGAGATCTGAAACCGCAGCGTCTTCATCCATGTCCGAACCGCGATCGACATGCCCAAGCTGAGCGAACCGCCGATCCATCCCGATGTCAATTTCACTTCCGTGTTCCTTCAAGTCGCAGCGCATTTGCAGCGTGGCAAACGCGTGCCTCGGACGTACAACGGTATGCTGACATCGGTGTGATGACTAACCTTCCCACTGGCCAGTGAAGACTTCGACAGCCGGTCCGGTTTTAAACATGTCGCCGCTGGCTTCATCCCAACGCAGTCGCAGATCGCCGCCGAGCAGATGGATCAAGACATCGCGATCGGTCCGACCGCTCAACACCGCCGCGGCACAAACCGCCGACGCGCCGGTACCGCACGCCCAAGTCTCGCCCGAACCGCGTTCCCACGTCCGCTGGCGCAGTTCGCCACGACTGATCACCTCGACAAATTCGACGTTCGTCCGATTTGGAAATCGCGGATCGACTTCGATCTTCGGTCCCAACCCCAGCACCAATTCGTCGGTTGCCGATTCGACGAAACATACGCAGTGCGGATTGCCCATCGAAACGCAGGTCACCGACAACTGGTGCCCGTCGATCTCAAACTTCTCGTCGACGACACGACCGCTGGGAAGGATCGTCGTCGGAACTTCAGCCGCTTCGAGGATCGGTTTCCCCATGTTCACAGTCACCTGTTGAACCCGATCTCCCTCGGCTTGAAGATCCAACTTCAACACGCCCACACCGGTTTCGATGTTCAGTGTCGGCGTTCGCCGGATGTCGTGATCGTAGAGATATTTTGCGACACAGCGGATCGCGTTGCCGCACATCTCCGATTCGCTGCCGTCGGCGTTGAACATCCGCATCCGGGCGTCAGCAATTTCCGAGGGTTGGATCAAAACCAAACCGTCGCCGCCGACACCGAAGTGGCGGTCGGAGATCTTGATCGCCAAGTCGGCGATGTTTTCAGGCGTCGGTTGGGCAAAGCAATCGATATAAACGTAGTCGTTGCCGGCCCCTTGCATCTTCGTAAATTGCATCGTTGATCTTCGTCCCATCGGCCAACACCCGGCCTACCGTGATTTATCTGCGTTGCGGTCGACGGGGTCTGCGTCGTCGACGTCGCATCGACCGGTACACCTGCCCAACGCAATCGCTTGATTCAGCGGCGAACGGCAGTTCCGATCCAGCCCGCCAAAATAACCTTTTACCCAGCTTCACGAAATAGGTGCTCGACGCAGCGACGTCGCTCGACCGGCTCAAGCCAACACTTCGGCGATTCGATGGCCCTCCACATTGGTCAGCCGCCGCTGGACGCCGTTGTGTTCGAAGGTCAGTTGTTCGTGATCGAGTCCCAACAGATGCAAGATGGTTGCGTTCAGATCGTACAGCGGATGGATATCCTCAACCGCTTTGCGGCCCAGTTCGTCGGTAACTCCATGGCTGACGCCGCGGCGAACACCCGCACCGGTCAACCAGCAAGTGAACCCGTCGGGATTGTGATCGCGTCCCTTGGCGCCCTTTTGGAACATGGGCATTCTGCCAAATTCGGTACACCAAACGACCAACGTATCCTCCAACAACCCGCGAGCTTTCATGTCGCGAATCATCGCTGCGGTTGGTTGATCCATGATCTCCGCATGCCGGTCGTATTGCTCCTTCAGTTTGCTGTGACCATCCCAGTTCAATTCGCCGCCGCTTGCGTAGGCGCCGTTGAACAGCTGCACAAATCGGACGCCGCTTTCGATCAACCGCCGCGCCAAGATGCAGTTCTTCGCGTAGGCAGCTTTGATCGGATTCGATGAGTCATCGGCGCCGTACATCGCCATCGTCTGAGCCGTCTCGGTGCTCAAATCGCTGATCTCCGGCACGCTCAACTGCATCCTTGCAGCAAGTTCATAGCTGGCGATCCGCGCGGCCAGTTTCCCGTCGGCCGGATGACGTTCCAAATGCAATTGATTCAGTTTCTGTAGATGCTCGCGCGCCGCACGATCTGCCGCAGCCGAAATCTTCGCCGGTGGAGCCAGATGGCGAATCGGATTTTTCGAACTGAAGGGCGTCCCTTGAAACTCCGCCGGCAAGAATCCAGCGCCCCAATTATTGACGCTCGCCTGAGGCACGCCGCGTGGATCGGGGATCGCCACAAACGCCGGCAGGTTTTGATTTTCGCTCCCCAACGCGTACGTTACCCATCCGCCACCGCTGGGAAATCCGTCTTCGACAAATCCCGTCGAAAGAAAGTTCTCCGCCGGACCATGCGTATTGCTCTTGCTGGTCAACGAATGGATAAACGCGAATTCGTCGGTCAGTTCCGCCAGATGAGGAATCATGTCGGAGACCATCTTCCCCGTTTCACCGTACGGCCGAAACGCGTATTGCGGCCGGGCGAGGTCTCCCGCAGGTCCTTGGAACGTCACCGCCGGTCCACCTTTCAGCGGCTTGCCATCCTGCTTGATCAGCTCCGGTTTGTAGTCCCATGTCTCCAGCTGGCTGACCGCGCCGGCACAGAAGATCACTAACACGTTTTTCGCTTTGGCAGGGTAATGCGCCGGGCGCGGGGCGTAGGGCTGCGCGGGATCGATCACCGGGCGCGCCGCCGTAGCACGGTCTCCCGCCAACAAGCTGCCCAATGCGATCGAGCCGATGCCGGTCGTAGCGTCGTTCAAAAATCGTCGTCGACTATTCATCGCTTGACTGCTTCTTTTCAACTTGCGTGAGAGGTAATCGCGTCGCGTGAGCGATCACGGCATAAACAGAAATTCGTTGCTGTTGTAGATCGCGCGGCAGAGCGTCGGCAGTCCATGTTGCTCGACAAGCGTCGCTGCGGAATCCAGTTCGACCGGCTCCGGCGACCGCGCCAGCGTCAAACGATAGACTTCCTGAATCTGTTGCCGCACGTCGTCCCCTGCCTCTGCAACCGCGCGAGCCGCCAACGCATCGGACTGATCGATCGTAAACTGGCTGTTGAATAGATTCAGCGCCTGGATCGGAGTCGTCGATTGCCGACGTCGCGCCGCACTCTGCCCCGCGTCGGGACAATCGAATGCGCCAAAGACAGCTTCGGGTTCCATGCGAATCTTGTGAGCGTAGATCATCCGTCGCAACCCTTCGCCGGTAAACGACTCGATCGGCGGAAAGCCACTCAACCCGCCTTGCGATTTAAACAGATCAAACCCGCGGCCGCCGGTCTGCAGGTCCAGTCGACCGTTGACCGCCAGCATCGAATCGCGAATCGCTTCGGCTTCCAATCGCCGCGACGGGAATCGCCATAACAGTCGCACGTCGGCGTCGATCGCCTGACGCTGCGGATCGATCTGATTCGATTGCCCATAAGTTGCCGTGAGGATGATCATGCGGTGCAGATGTTTAACTGACCAACCGCTGCGGATGAACTCCGCGGCCAACCAATCCAAGAGTTTGGGGTGAGACGGTCGCTCGCCGCTGCGGCCAAAGTCGCTGGGCGTGGCGACCAAGCCGGTGCCAAAGTGCCATTGCCAAACGCGGTTGACCATCACGCGAGCTGTCAGCGGATTGTCGGGGCTGGCGATCCAATCGGCCAACGCCATGCGACGCTCGCGATCGGGCGAGTCGCTCTGCAGGCTGATATCACCCAACGCGGTCAGGACCGCCGGCGGCACCTCTTCACGCGGCTGTTCGGGATCGCCGCGCAACAGCAGATGGGTCGGTTCGGGCTTGGAAAACGCACCGGCAAAAACCTTGGGCGTCTTGTTGAGCTCCTCGATCTGTTTTTCCAAAGCCTGCTTTTCGTCGCGTAGTCGTTGCGAGCTTTCGACCTGCGCGGCCGTGAGCCCAGCCAGATGCTGCATCGCCTCCAACGAGGGACCTGCTTCGAGCGTATACGATGTCGGCAAGCGGTCGCCCAACTTCTGCATCCGATCGCGACTCCAAACCACCTTCGCAATCGTTGTCGGTTCGGCCAGTTCAAACAGCACCCAACCGCGGCCTTTGGTGTCGGACATCCAACTGCGGCTGTTCCCATATTCTCCGTCGTTGATGTGTTCCAATCGGTGTCGGGCCGACGTTCGGCTTCCCGAAGCGGTCACCCTCGCGCCCCGCGACGCCAGCGCCACGTTGGTCTCCACCGGGTCGGCGGCGATAATCTCGAACTCGTCCAAACACGGTTCGATCAGCCCCAACGAAGGATGACGATTGCAATCGTGGATCGTGAAACGAACATACTTCGCTTCGATCGGATCAAACGGCAAGGGATTTAGGTGTGCATTGGTAGCGACCGGCATCGCGAGATCGGATTGCTGCTGCAGTTCGTTGTCGATCTCGCCAACGCGAGCCAAAAGCGATTCAGCCTGTCGACGCCGCCGCTGTGAATCCTCCGTCTCAATTTCACGCTCGCCATATTTGACGCCGCTGAAAAACGCTTGCATCGAAAAATAATCGCGGTGAGATATCGCATCGAACTTGTGGTCATGGCAGCGAGCGCAACCGATGCTCAGCCCCAAAAACGCCTCACCGGTATTGATCACGATCTCGGCTAGTTCATCCTGCCGAGCCAAACGTTTCGACGCATCATCCTTCCCGATCTGGCCAGGCAACAAGGCCGCCGCGGTAACAAGGAATCCCGTCGCCGCATCTTGCTGAAGCGTGTCGCCGTGCAACTGTTCGTGGATGAAGCGATCGTAAGGCGTGTCGTTGTTGAACGCGGCGATCACATAGTCGCGGTAGGGCCAGGCGTTGGGACGCGGCGTGTTGACTTCGAAGCCATGTGTGTCGGCGTAACGAACGACGTCCAACCAATGCTGGCCCCAGCGTTCTCCATAGCGAGGCGACGCGAGCAATTGGTCGATCACGCGGCGTTTTGCACCAGGCGTTTCATCGTTCAGAAACGCAGCGACCTGATCGGGATTGGGTGGCAATCCGATCAGATCGAAATAGACGCGGCGGATCCAATCGCGACGCGACGCTGGCGGTGAGAGCGTCAACTGGGCCGGTTCCAGTTGCTCGCGGATAAAGTCATCGATCCGATCGGCTTTCGCACGCACCGCTTCGGAAGACTCCGATTGCTTCTCCGATTGCGGCGCGGTTGCCGGAAAGGCCAGCGGTTTAAAAGACCAATGATCCGTACGGTCTTCCAATTCCACCAGGTCGACGCCGTCGGGCCAATTCGCTCCCTCTTGAACCCAGCGGGTCAGCAGCGCGATCTCCGCCGGCGACAATCCCGGACCATCGGGCGGCATTCGCATATCGTCATCGTCGCTGGCGATCAGTTCGATCAAGGGGCTGTCGTCGACATCGCCTGCAACGATCGCCTCGCCATAGCCGTCGCCCCCTTTAAACGCAGCCGACTTCACATCCAAGCGAAAGCCGCTCTTCTGCTTCTGATCGGCGTGGCAACCGTAGCAATGCTGTTGAAAGATCGGCCGCACGTGCCGCACAAAATCGATAGGCTCTTCAGCGGTCAGCGGCTTGGTCAACAGCGCGAGCAGCAAAAGGGCAAGCGGACGATTCATGATCACCAAGGTCCGATGGGCGGGATGGATTGAGGGGCCGCCATTATAGCCCAGCTACCGCGCCGAGGTCCAACTTAATCTACCGCCGATCTAGACTTCGAGATCGAGATGTTCGCCCTGATCGTCGTCGACAGCTTTCCCGACCGATTCGACATCGGCTTCATCATCCTCGGTGTGCTCGCGTTCCTGCAGTTCGAAGGGGCGACGCCCATCGCCGTCGCGGTCCCCCGCTTTGCCGCTCGCTTCGAGGGTCAATTGATCAGCCCCTTCAGCCTGCCCTGGCGACTGGCTCTGATTGAGAGCAGCCTGTTGATTCTTGACGGTCTCGGTGTCGCTACCGCGCTGTTGCGCTCTGGCGGTTCCGGCCAAACCGGTCACCGCTGCACTGGGTTGAATGGTCATCGCAAACATCTCCAGATCGGGTTGAGCTAACGAGTTAGTAGTTCCTGTCGCGAACTGCGTGCCGCCGTACGACGGTTGGAACCGTCTCCATCGAGTTCCGGGAACAGCCGCTCGAGCGCCTGTTCGATCTGCTTCAAAGTCCGTTTATCGAACACCGGGTTGGCCAACGTTCCGGTCACATCGATCGTCCACAAAGTATACTGCTGATCCTTCAACGGGTTCAGCAATCGGCTCCACAGGTTGTTTGGACTGACACCGGTTTCAAATCGCAGATCGAGTTCTTGCCGCAGGTTTGCGGTCCCCGAACCTCGCAGCACCAGGATGTCGCCCCAGATGCGGATGTCATCGAAACTGAGTTGTTCGCCGTCCAAACGAAACTTTAGTTCACAGTTTGAAAGATCGCCGTCGTGATTCGGTTTCACGCTAAGAATATTTAACAACCGCACGACAGCTGGCAGCTCATACAGACTGGCGTCGCTCAAACTAGCACTCCCCTGTCCAGAGAGCGTCTGGTAATCGCCCAACAGCCCCTTTAGACGCATCACCGCGCGGCCGGTCCCCTGCGTGTGCTGAGCGGCTTGATCGAGATCGCGCAACAGCGTCGCAAAGTCGATTCCATCGAAGCGGCCGTTGACGTCAAACCGCCCACTTGTCAGATCCATCTGACCATCCAATTCCGCGATCCCGCCAAACAGCCCGCCGCGCATCGACTGTGTCGCCTTGGCGATCGCTTCGGAGCGACCGTCGTGGACAGCTTGGCCGATGAACAGTTGATCATCGCGGATCAAGATCGGTCCTGTCACGTTGGTGACTTGGATATTGTCGACATGCAACGAATCGCAGCGAATACTGCCGGTCGCGTTTGTCTTTTGATCGACTCGCATTCCCGCAATCTGGATCTCGCCGCGGATGTCGTGCACCGGCCCCGCATCGCCGATCCGATTCCCTTCCAATTGCAAACGCAGATCCCAGTCGAAATCGAGATCGGGATGCTGAAAGTCGGGAAAGGCGAAGTTGGCGGTCCCGCGGATGCTGACCGGCGGACCATACAGTTGCAAAGATCGGAACGTCCCTTGAACCTCCTGCGGCAAAGCCGTCAACAGATCGTTGTCGACCAACACGCGTGTCGGCGGTTGCGCATCGACGCTCAATACCCAACGACCATCGTCGTGGCGAACGCAGCTGCCTTGAGCGTTCAGCCGCGATTGACCGTGCCATCCCTGGAGGTCGGAGATAACGACGCGATCGTCGACATATTCGGCTCGCCCGCCGGTGATGTTCAAGCGGTAGGGAAGGTGTTCGGGCGTGATGCTAACCGCGCGTGACGGGTTGTCGCCGCGGGGAGACTGATCCGCCATGATCTTCAGCTTCGGAACGGTCTGCCCCGCCGGAAGGTCGACCAATACATTCAGATGCTCCAGGACGCCCGACGGTCCCAAGGTGTCCCAGATCGATTGGTGTTCCGCCGCCAGCACCCGACGCAGCGTCTGGTCCATCGAGATGCCAAAGCCGTCGATTTCCAGCTGGAACCGCGTTCCTTCGGGTTCGGTGCGGCAGATTCCACGCGCCGCAATCGACGCCGAATCGATACTTTGACCGCGCATATTCGAGATGTGAACGGTGTCGTTTTCGACAAGTACCTGCCCTTGAATATCGTGGATCGGATAGGCGAAGCGATCATAGCGAAGGTTACTCTGCTCAAAACGCAGATCCATCATCTTGGTCCGCTTGCCATCGGCCCAGCTCTCGAAACGGCTGCTCGCCAACCCCACCTTCCCCGATACGTTCAAAGACCGGACCAAGGTTTCTAGCTTGGACGTCGATTCGCCCCGCGGCGTTAACGCGGTCAGCAACGTCTCGTCGATCGTCAGCGGGCCCTCGGTCGAAAGTTCAACCAAGGTCGTTCGATTGTTCCGCGCCGGATCGGGCTTTTCCAGTCGCACGTTGCAACGCAGCGGTTGCCCTTCTAAGCGACCGACAAGTCCCTGACCGACGGTTTCGCGGTCGCTGGAAAGAATCGTTCCGCGGATGTCTTTGACCGGATAGGGAAAGCGGTCGAACTGCACGTCGACTCCCAAGCACTGAATCGCCGACTGCCAGCTCCATTTCTGGCCGTCGAATCGGAAGTTCGCGTTGGCAGCGATTCGGCCTCGCGGCAGCAAACGCTGAAAGATCTCTTGGCACTTCTGCGGTGTGCACGATGCCAGTTCCTCGTGCAGCAGCAGCTCTTCGGTGTCCAACGAGAAGGAGAGAGGCATCGGCCACTTCCAGCCCTGAGTCGTCCCCTTGGCTTGGCAGAGTGCATCGCCGATCCGCGCCGAAAGCGACGCGACCTCAAGTCCGCTGGGACGCAGGAAAAACTCGCCCTGCAGCCGTTCCAGCTGGTAGGGAATGAACTGCGATTCGTAACGGCCATCGATCAGGTCGATCTTGCCGACCCAATTGAGCGAATCCTGTTGGGCACCACCCTCCACCGAAAAGACGCCGTCGAAAACTGTCGACAGCCCCGTCAACTTGCTGATCCGTTGGCGAATACAGAACGGCAATTGGGCGGCCAAGCCGCGATCGAAGGAACCGCGACGCAGCCGCGAGCGGACGTTCCATCGCTGCGGATCGACCTCCGCAACTACCTCGAGCGATTCGAAGAAGTCGGATTCGGCGGTCAGTAGATACTTTTTGGGAGCGGTGGGATCCTGCGGCCGATTGAGGATTCGGCCGCGAATATCGCGGATCACCAGCGGCCGAGCATCGGGATTGACCGAGTCGATGATCGCAAGCGATCCCCGCTCCAGTTCGATCGTTTCGGCACCGGGACCAAAGTTTGGCAACGGCAGCAACTTTTCGAGCGCCAGCTTGCCGTCGGGAGTAACATGCGACTTCAGTTCGATTCCGCGAAGGGTCACCTTCTTCGGAGTGAAATCGAAATCGGCAAGCCGTTGGAGATTGAGATCGGTGTCGACCAAGATCTGTTCGACCTGAACAAACGCTTGGCACTCGGACTGGCGGCGAGCATCTCCCAAGACAAGTTGCTCGATGATGATCCCACGCCCCGGTTCGTACCGGGCCGCACGGATATCGACGTAGGCGTCGCGGTAATGCGCCCGCAACTTGGCCAACAGATGCCGGCGAACCTGTTCCCCGGCGGTCATCGGCAGCGCAGCCCAACATGCTGCGGCGACCGCGACCAATAACAACAACACGAGCACCCACACAGAGACCTTCCCTGTGTTGGCGCGATGTCGAATTATTGTTGCCGTCAACATTCTTTTTGATTGTCGTTACGTTTGTAAGTCGTCGTTTTGTATTAAGTTGCTGCCGCGTTCCCAGAGCGGCGACCGATGATGCGGTTCATCCAATCCGCCCAGACCGGCGCGGCGAGGATCGTCAGAATCAAAACCGCGGGCAAGCGATACCGCATCGATCCAATAAAGACCGCGTGTAGGCAGGTGAAATAGATCGCGGGAGCCCACAACATCCAGACCTCCCAACCGCGGCGGCGATGTTGCCACAGCCCGATCAACGCGGGAACGACAACGATCATCATCCCCGCTGCCGAAGCGAAGCGGATCGCAAATCCAGGGATCTCGTCGGCACTGGGCCATGGTCGCCACGTCCGGCCGACTTTGACCACTGCCAACCGCAGCACCTCGGCCGGATTCTCCAATGCCCACGTTTTTGCAGCTTGCGACATCCGCTGGTTCAAGCGGTATTCGAAGGTGCTGTCGGGATCTGCCGTTTGCGCATCGTGCAGTCGTTGCTGTTTGGCGAAATCGGAATTGAAGCTCATCCCCGTGTCGCTGGCTCCCGTCGCACCAGGATGTAATCCGTCGTACATGCTGGGGCCGACCTGCAGCGTCGTCAGCACAAAATGACCGGTGATCTGATAGCTGCGAGCCCACCAAGGTGACATCACAACGACAAACCCGATCAACATCGCCAATGCCATACTTGCGGTCTTGCGGTACTGCGACGGCACAAACAAGAACTGCAGCAGACACGTGAAGGGAGCGAACAACAG from Rosistilla oblonga includes the following:
- a CDS encoding lysophospholipid acyltransferase family protein, producing the protein MKLTSGWIGGSLSLGMSIAVRTWMKTLRFQISYYDSSYDPANASYTTPGIYIFWHEYIPFMFYLRGHNDVAMLLSQHRDAETLARATRFVGFGTIRGSTSRGGITALRKMFRQGKTMNLTMTPDGPRGPRRELAAGCVYLASRLQLPIIPLGLGYDRPWRMRRAWDQFAVPRPGSRARAIMGPGIWIPAKADRDQLETHRRQVETVLNRLTVEAEQWAETGQAVGNPVVITRTPRALTWMRGSAEPAIAKLDDASRRGVAT
- the dapF gene encoding diaminopimelate epimerase, giving the protein MQFTKMQGAGNDYVYIDCFAQPTPENIADLAIKISDRHFGVGGDGLVLIQPSEIADARMRMFNADGSESEMCGNAIRCVAKYLYDHDIRRTPTLNIETGVGVLKLDLQAEGDRVQQVTVNMGKPILEAAEVPTTILPSGRVVDEKFEIDGHQLSVTCVSMGNPHCVCFVESATDELVLGLGPKIEVDPRFPNRTNVEFVEVISRGELRQRTWERGSGETWACGTGASAVCAAAVLSGRTDRDVLIHLLGGDLRLRWDEASGDMFKTGPAVEVFTGQWEG
- a CDS encoding DUF1501 domain-containing protein, with translation MNSRRRFLNDATTGIGSIALGSLLAGDRATAARPVIDPAQPYAPRPAHYPAKAKNVLVIFCAGAVSQLETWDYKPELIKQDGKPLKGGPAVTFQGPAGDLARPQYAFRPYGETGKMVSDMIPHLAELTDEFAFIHSLTSKSNTHGPAENFLSTGFVEDGFPSGGGWVTYALGSENQNLPAFVAIPDPRGVPQASVNNWGAGFLPAEFQGTPFSSKNPIRHLAPPAKISAAADRAAREHLQKLNQLHLERHPADGKLAARIASYELAARMQLSVPEISDLSTETAQTMAMYGADDSSNPIKAAYAKNCILARRLIESGVRFVQLFNGAYASGGELNWDGHSKLKEQYDRHAEIMDQPTAAMIRDMKARGLLEDTLVVWCTEFGRMPMFQKGAKGRDHNPDGFTCWLTGAGVRRGVSHGVTDELGRKAVEDIHPLYDLNATILHLLGLDHEQLTFEHNGVQRRLTNVEGHRIAEVLA
- a CDS encoding PSD1 and planctomycete cytochrome C domain-containing protein — translated: MNRPLALLLLALLTKPLTAEEPIDFVRHVRPIFQQHCYGCHADQKQKSGFRLDVKSAAFKGGDGYGEAIVAGDVDDSPLIELIASDDDDMRMPPDGPGLSPAEIALLTRWVQEGANWPDGVDLVELEDRTDHWSFKPLAFPATAPQSEKQSESSEAVRAKADRIDDFIREQLEPAQLTLSPPASRRDWIRRVYFDLIGLPPNPDQVAAFLNDETPGAKRRVIDQLLASPRYGERWGQHWLDVVRYADTHGFEVNTPRPNAWPYRDYVIAAFNNDTPYDRFIHEQLHGDTLQQDAATGFLVTAAALLPGQIGKDDASKRLARQDELAEIVINTGEAFLGLSIGCARCHDHKFDAISHRDYFSMQAFFSGVKYGEREIETEDSQRRRRQAESLLARVGEIDNELQQQSDLAMPVATNAHLNPLPFDPIEAKYVRFTIHDCNRHPSLGLIEPCLDEFEIIAADPVETNVALASRGARVTASGSRTSARHRLEHINDGEYGNSRSWMSDTKGRGWVLFELAEPTTIAKVVWSRDRMQKLGDRLPTSYTLEAGPSLEAMQHLAGLTAAQVESSQRLRDEKQALEKQIEELNKTPKVFAGAFSKPEPTHLLLRGDPEQPREEVPPAVLTALGDISLQSDSPDRERRMALADWIASPDNPLTARVMVNRVWQWHFGTGLVATPSDFGRSGERPSHPKLLDWLAAEFIRSGWSVKHLHRMIILTATYGQSNQIDPQRQAIDADVRLLWRFPSRRLEAEAIRDSMLAVNGRLDLQTGGRGFDLFKSQGGLSGFPPIESFTGEGLRRMIYAHKIRMEPEAVFGAFDCPDAGQSAARRRQSTTPIQALNLFNSQFTIDQSDALAARAVAEAGDDVRQQIQEVYRLTLARSPEPVELDSAATLVEQHGLPTLCRAIYNSNEFLFMP
- a CDS encoding AsmA-like C-terminal region-containing protein translates to MWVLVLLLLVAVAAACWAALPMTAGEQVRRHLLAKLRAHYRDAYVDIRAARYEPGRGIIIEQLVLGDARRQSECQAFVQVEQILVDTDLNLQRLADFDFTPKKVTLRGIELKSHVTPDGKLALEKLLPLPNFGPGAETIELERGSLAIIDSVNPDARPLVIRDIRGRILNRPQDPTAPKKYLLTAESDFFESLEVVAEVDPQRWNVRSRLRRGSFDRGLAAQLPFCIRQRISKLTGLSTVFDGVFSVEGGAQQDSLNWVGKIDLIDGRYESQFIPYQLERLQGEFFLRPSGLEVASLSARIGDALCQAKGTTQGWKWPMPLSFSLDTEELLLHEELASCTPQKCQEIFQRLLPRGRIAANANFRFDGQKWSWQSAIQCLGVDVQFDRFPYPVKDIRGTILSSDRETVGQGLVGRLEGQPLRCNVRLEKPDPARNNRTTLVELSTEGPLTIDETLLTALTPRGESTSKLETLVRSLNVSGKVGLASSRFESWADGKRTKMMDLRFEQSNLRYDRFAYPIHDIQGQVLVENDTVHISNMRGQSIDSASIAARGICRTEPEGTRFQLEIDGFGISMDQTLRRVLAAEHQSIWDTLGPSGVLEHLNVLVDLPAGQTVPKLKIMADQSPRGDNPSRAVSITPEHLPYRLNITGGRAEYVDDRVVISDLQGWHGQSRLNAQGSCVRHDDGRWVLSVDAQPPTRVLVDNDLLTALPQEVQGTFRSLQLYGPPVSIRGTANFAFPDFQHPDLDFDWDLRLQLEGNRIGDAGPVHDIRGEIQIAGMRVDQKTNATGSIRCDSLHVDNIQVTNVTGPILIRDDQLFIGQAVHDGRSEAIAKATQSMRGGLFGGIAELDGQMDLTSGRFDVNGRFDGIDFATLLRDLDQAAQHTQGTGRAVMRLKGLLGDYQTLSGQGSASLSDASLYELPAVVRLLNILSVKPNHDGDLSNCELKFRLDGEQLSFDDIRIWGDILVLRGSGTANLRQELDLRFETGVSPNNLWSRLLNPLKDQQYTLWTIDVTGTLANPVFDKRTLKQIEQALERLFPELDGDGSNRRTAARSSRQELLTR
- a CDS encoding glycosyltransferase family 39 protein, translating into MFPIRSIHVFSAILLVALAARCGAAYWWQERLDRQDQHFAFGDSESYWTLATQIARGLPYEYGGPDAKIFRVPIYPLMIAPWIDVDDPYRNILAVRWMGCLLGTLAVAGVMYYAHLLFGRTAAAWAGILAALHPGAISMSILVLSEAPFVPMMVANLLLWRLAFNATRLRSVGGWASGAGAIAAVAVLARPSWLLFAPFTCLLQFLFVPSQYRKTASMALAMLIGFVVVMSPWWARSYQITGHFVLTTLQVGPSMYDGLHPGATGASDTGMSFNSDFAKQQRLHDAQTADPDSTFEYRLNQRMSQAAKTWALENPAEVLRLAVVKVGRTWRPWPSADEIPGFAIRFASAAGMMIVVVPALIGLWQHRRRGWEVWMLWAPAIYFTCLHAVFIGSMRYRLPAVLILTILAAPVWADWMNRIIGRRSGNAAAT